In the Ranitomeya imitator isolate aRanImi1 chromosome 2, aRanImi1.pri, whole genome shotgun sequence genome, gtagttgcagagttaactcggatggcctctttctgggtctgggaggctttttatagcctcactatgAGGTCAATCTTTGTCATTTATACTCTGAACCTTGGCTGAGTGCGTCTGACCCTGGTGTGTCTTTGTTTTGTGCATGTACTACTTTCTATttgtttggtttctgatctggttcCATCCCTGCTGTGATTCTTGGCTGCCGTTTCTGTACCGTCTATTGCccattctggtttactgatctcttgctacgtcctgactattcttctgactgcccctgtatACTGCGCCGAGCTCTCTGTGCTTGACTTTGTCTTGTGTGACTACGTGTTTTCCTGTCACCCCTTTTTACACCCCTGGGGTGTCTTCTCCCTTTTGCACTTTACCCCCGAAGCCACTGCAGCCCCGCGCTTTGGGCTCAAACAGCGGTGCTAGGCTGGGCTCCCACCCCTCTAACTTACGTTCATGTGACCGCAGGTCCTGTTTGCCTTCTCTTGAGTGCCCAGCTCCTACAAGCACCACTGGTACCGCTCTCATGGCTCGCCAAGGTCACAGGCTGTCCCCAGCACCAGCCTTCCAGACCAACCCCCTGTTCAGCTGCCAGTGAGTGCCCGTCGGGTCACTATTCCTGACAAAGGTCTTGACCACAGGTATCAGACTTGACCTTAGCCCTAGTTCTCAGTATGGGCAGAGCATCTCTCTAGCAAACTCTGCTAGCACTAGCAATTAGAGCACAAGCAATGCACCCCAATTCCATCACCTCCTGCCTCTGAGAGTTTAAGTCCTTCTTTCCCTGTAGTTCTGTAGGCTTAGAGCACCTAAAGGCCCcgatgtctgttatgacctggtggtcaggacaataatggacctggtggttaagagcacacggaatgacctgatagttactgataataaggacgagctccgggacgtgggaactctgctgaccgcaatccctaaacctatcaaacacaccagaaatagccgtggattgtgcctaacgctccctatgcaactcggcacagcctaagaaactagctagccctgaagatagaaaaataaagcctaccttgcctcagagaaattccccaaaggaaaaggcagccccccacatatgactgtgagtaaagatgaaaatacaaacacagagatgaaatagatttagcaaagtgaggcccgacttactgaacagaccgaggataggaaaggttactttgcggtcagcacaaaaacctacaaaaagactacgcagagggcgcaaaaagaccctccgcaccgactcacggtgcggaggcgctccctctgcgtcccagagcttccagcaagcaagacaacaaattaaatagcaagttgAACAGAaagatagcaaaccaaagaaatacaagctggaacttagcttctgatgggaagacaggtcacaagaacgatccaggagtgaacagaccaatactggaacattgacaggtggcatggagcaaagatctaagtggagttaaatagagcagcagctagcgaattaacctcgtcacctgtgaaactcagaaacacccaccagaggaagtccatggacagaaccagccgaagtacctttcatgaccacaggagggagcccgacaacagaattcacaacagatgtccttCTCATGGTTCCCAAGCCTACTGATGGATTCACATGGAAGGATGTTTGACAATGCACTGCCTTGAGTAACTTGCTCACGCTGTCCCCACACTTTATCTAACTGAACTTGACACTTAACTTGGCACTAACCCTCAGTTGCTGAAAACCTACACAgagttgccagagcttctggtcaaggtacgtgGCATGAGCGCCCATTTTCACAAGTCAGCTACCGCTGCTCTGTCAgtgttgcagcagcacatgcaagtgccagctcaccgactggtgtgcgacgTGACCGTGCATTGGAatgccacactgcacatgctggcaaggctttgtgaggaaCAGAGACCAGTTGTGAAATACAAGCTCCAACATGCTTGTCGTTATTGTGGTCAaactccacacataacaactgaagagtggacatggatgtctgacatgtTAGTAGTACTCCAAGACTCTGACAACTCCCCAAAGATGGTGAGCATGTAATGGCGCCATCATCAGCACAACAATCCCGCTTTTGTGCCTACTTCAACAGTCGCTGACAAACATGaaactttgcatgcagaccaggtggagatggaggaagaaatgagacAGGGAACAGGGAatatactacccagcccagcctcattaAATCTGCTCAGTTCCAATTGGCTAACAATGAGTATGCAGAGGAGGAACAGGAACACAGGAGAGGCTAGTACACACACAAGGTTCCTgcgtggatgggctgaggaggggaatgagtaggaagagattggaggagaagggcgtagtcatcatggtggagacagggaagtgttggctgtaggaaacttggcacatatggcagactttatgtactgctgcctttcccatgaacCTCATGTTATTTTCATTTTCGACAAAAAAGTACTGGTTGTCAGCTGCATAGAggaacgagacaggggtgtccgctctcccttcttttgtttgctctggccgtGGAACCGTTGGCCGCCAAAATTTGACAGTCCACCGAGGTTTTAGGGTTTAAATATGGGTCGATAGAAGCGAAGATCGCACTTTACGCTGACGATATACTGCTATTTCTGGGAGACCCGCATGACTCATTGAGCAATGCTATGCCACTCATCGAGGGATTTGGCTCTCTATCAGGATTAAAAATAAACTGGAATAAATTAATTTTATTCATGGTGGATGATGTGGGAGGTGAGCTGGGTGATTCTACGGAAGGGGGTAGACTTAAGATAGCAGACCAATTCAAATATCTGAGGATATTAATCTCTTTATTACAAAGTTTATGAACTAGTCTAAGGATATGTCATAGATTGTTATATCCTTAGGCTAGCTCATAAACTTTTTTGCTAGTGAAGCAAGTGTTATGAGGACCATGAAGAAAACCATAGGGTCTTCATTGGGCGATACGGCTAAATCTCCAGTTTTTggtgtgtgtgggttttttttctcCTTAACGACCAAAAATGAACGCATGTAATGAGTTCTTACGTAAATTAAAGATATAGAATTAATACTATGATCAAATAAATGAATAGTCTTTTCAGATTTATTTGTTTGTATAAACAGATGAAATGTATGACACTTATTTGTTATactttttagaaacttttttttaatataatcACTGAATATATATTGTATTTATGGATAATGACAGGTACAAATTTTGTCCACATGTATTGTATTTATGCTAATTAATGGTTTtaagtgtttttttatattttattatgtattttaACTGTTTAAACTTATACACGGATAAGCTAAGGCTATATACTGAAAACCACTAAGCGGCAAATAAGCAGATGAAGAACCACCAAGTCTTGATTAATTTTGATTATTCAAGTGGACCTATGTAGACTATATAACTCTAGCAACCTATAACACAATATCATACCTGAGGAAGGCTATTTTTAATAAGCATATAgcatatattgttttttattttaaataaatgacTGAAGTTTTGTAATACCCCTGCCTGGTGCCTGTTACCTGGGAGCGCTGAACAGACTGGATGAACTTTTTTTTCTGAACTCCCTTCTGAGGTGGAGAGgtatactaaaatggtgctataccagaagttcAGAAAGAAAAGATGTTGACAAAATTCCCATCAGACGTTAGTAGCAGGGGGCAAGGAGGAAAGGCGAGggagacacaccaggtacagcagatgcaggggtacactgtcaaaggcctggcctaatttcatgacaccctctcaGCATCCAAGCCCTGATGTCTGAGTATTTTTGACAAGGATGAAAAAGTTTTTAAATATGGTCAAGCAACACTTGGCTGATAAAACCAGCATACTCCataattcctctgtgaccttcagATGTCaagtttttttatataaaaaaataaattttggtttactTGAAATTCGAATTTTTTAATAAatactttttaaattttgccttatataccagTTATTATACAATAAATTGTTTAACATTTTTTCCCTGTAAACTATAATTTCTCTATTCTCGAAtgacatgtttgagtccctgcggccgcATGTTTTGCGACTGTTAGACTGCTGGAAAACATGCGGGAATTACCACCCACATACTGTAATTATTCCAGAGAAGTTTCACCATTAGTTACTCATGTTTTACTGATGAATACATTTGAGTTTGATAATTTCAGTAGATATTATTGTCTATACTCAgtttttgactacagtagttaTTTCCCAAAATACTCTAAATTTAACCACTTCCAGCAGCCAGTTTTATCTTCCTCATCCGGTCCCATATTTGTAATGTGACATGTGTCCTTTTATGTGGTGATAATATTGGAATTCATCAAAAAGTGTAATAAGACACACCCTTCCTCACACGAAACATActgcttcttattaaaaaccgaaacaaagaccttcagatcacaactctcccgggccccttaattccaatttatgacaattctgcttttccggcggggctgaatagagagacatttctacataagagaaaagattccaatcCCATCATCCAtgactacttaaaagaaactggtatgaagtcccttcgggaattattcccagaggaggaatcacactcagttgattggttcttctatgaacaactaaaaggttatatccactcaatctctaaacaagccaatatcagcaggccgctaactccctttgagatgctttgcatatcagcaaatcCCCCGGACCATACTGTCTCGCTActgtataaaatcttccaagaggggagggctccactgcagggttggccattgtttttctcgaaatgggagggcgatctaagaaggcccttgtcatctgaagacaggggaaaaattcttctcttctcgtctagatcgtcattatgcgcggtatcacaggagaggagctataagattctagcaagatggtacagatgcccctccatggtgcatgcggtgttccccacgacccctgacacctgctggagatgtctaaaggagataggctgttacatgcatatctggtgggactgcccccccataaaggatttgtggttggctgtctttgaacttcataacaagctgtctatcatacagatccaaccttcaccaagtatagcattgttgtctctatgcgacttgtcaatatctaggttcaagaaggGTATCCTTAGACACTTTCTTACTGCAGTCAGAAATCTAAttcctcggttttggaaacaagaaaaatttccttcccgtacagaatttgtggcagaacttaataacatctatagaatggagcagatgataaaccagtcaccaggtaacgcagaaaaaacctacaacatatgggccccctggatcgcttttagggaaactcctgaactagacatctgggtttccagaacccgacacattgTATAGCTTGCTCTCGTGTACATCCGGGCCGTTTCTTGACGTGTGCTCTGTCCGCTGGGGtacggaggcagccacactccttccccgaATTTCCCCCACCCTCTTCCATCCCTCCCTTCTTCTTCTTGTCTTTCTTCCTTTCCCCTTTTCTGACTTTCTGTTTGTCTTCCCCATATccagtttgattatatatatatatatatatatatatatatatatatatatatatatatatatatatatagtattttaaatgaatacaaaagaacatgtcaatggttaccaactatcccggaTGTTTTCTATTATTATCATCTCATATTCTCGGGACAGCCAATAGCATTATTAACCAGACAGTTAAAGTATAAGATTTAATTGATGCAACAATGCTCCTCTTGTTCGACTTGTAATTACCGCCTaccattgcacagatttaccagtttgtaatGTTTACCTTTaatctttattgctgtgaccaataaaatgatttatacaaaaagtgtaagggtatgttcacacgttcaggatttccatcctttttttttcaggacagttttttttaaaaaactgcagctcttggcagaaaacgcaggtcctttttttggtcctttttttgtccttttttgatgcgtttttttatcctttttttatgcagttttctatgcagagactgtgtttcctaggaatctttttagggctaaaatggctgaaaataccctacccctaaccctacccctacccctaaccctacccctaaccctacccctaaccctaaccctaaccctacccctaaccctacccctacccatattctaaccttagtgaaaaaaaaaaaattcttaatttttttattgtccctaccaatgggggtgacaaagtggggggggtctcatttactatttttttattttgatcactgagataggttatatctcagtgatcaaaatgcactttggagcgaatctgccggccggcagattcggcgggcgcactgcgcatgcgcccgccattttgcaagatggaggcgcccagggagaagacggccggacggacaccgggacgccgggtaagtataagggggggagattagggcacgggggggggcatcggagcacgggggggggcatcggagcacgggggggcgggatcggagcacgggggggcagccacactccgcccacgcacttccgcccgctcccccgcacttcctgctgcagcggttctgcacatcaaatcgcagtaaaacccgcagatatatttttgatctgcatgttttactgcgattttgacctcacaatggaggtctatgggtgcagaaccgctgcggttcaggaagaagaattgacatgctccttcttttttccgggagctattcagcgcggctttttttttacaatttccggaccatgtgcacagtgtgtcctgttttccatagggtacagtgtactgtaccctgcatggaaaacagctgcggaaccgcagtggcaaaaccgccgcggttccgcggtaaaaaacgcactgtgtgaacatggccttataagaAACTAATGGACCTTGCACATAATTTTCTCACTTCTCTTGAATCCAGCAATAACTATATGCAGTTGTAttccactgtctgggcacatggcagggttaaaaagagaaggagcgccatttagctattCGAATCTAAATCTTGCTGGAATAGCTTGAAGACAAAATATATTGGGGGCGCTGTTCATGGTCACCTGGCATCTCAATAGATAGCGCCAATTCTGTTTGTAACAGCCATCTACTTTGTTTTCCATATCCCAGTGATTGCCTTGCTCATCATATTCCAGTGAATTTCCTTGCGCATCATCCTTTAAAAGATATACATGGATTTGGACCTGCACAAAGAGCCCTAGGCTTGGGCCACATTTTTACCTTCTGTTCTGTTGCATGAGATGGGAAGAGGAAGATTCAGGTTGCCGGGTCAGAACCAGGAAGGCAGAGAAAATACCTAATCAGAAGATGtaagagtagtcagtaaatgggTCTGGGTCGCAACAGGTAATTAAAACAGAAGccaggagctgagcacagaggactgaaccagaggagaacaagcttGTATCTGGCACCTTCCAGCAGAGctgatattgctggattggtttattgaagccatgttgcttttcaaaaGACTTTGAACCATTAATAATGCGGAAACCTGTTTTTCCAATGaccgatgatggacctgagtggggacttaatATCAGATGACtaaagtttttattggtattatttttgctTGCAATACAGTTTGGAGGCTTTTAATTCGATATTTGGGAAGCAGAGTGAACAAACAGTGGAGCATCACAATCTACTCGTGCATCTTATGAGGTTTTCTATTGGCCTGTGAGCTGTCAATGTCTTGGTAAATCAATATTTTACTTAACTTGCTATTTTTACAGTCAGTTTAAGTAGAAAAGTTCAAAAATGTAAGcaaggatattttattcaaaatttgtttgattttattcttggcagatgactgtaccaggagaccaGAGGGACAgccgacatcttcaatttttaaatcagatgatcttgagattccACAGGATACAATTAAAgtaaatgccattactccagatataccatcatcccttcacagcgatGATCTCTCATCTGATCCTttcaaacaggtcctgtcttctgaatCATTACAGACtattaaggaaaatcaaagtcacaaaataagcattcaaAAAGTAACTGGTCATAAAGCAAAAAAATCATTTTCAAGTTTAGAATATGGAGAGCGTTTtcctttaaaaaaatcttttgtaaaacatcaaaaaattcacacagtagAGAATAActattcttgttccaagtgtgggaaatgttttaataagaAATCACATCTGGttcgtcaccagagaactcacacaggggagaagccattttcatgttcagaatgtgggaaatgttttatggaCAAATCAGGTCTGctcatacatcagagaattcacacaggggagaagccattttcatgttcagaatgtgggaaatgttttacaaatacATCACAACGTATCACACATCagcaaactcacacaggggagaagcttttttcatgttcagaatgtgggaaatgttttacaactaAATCATATCTTCTCATACATCAGagatttcacacaggggagaagccattttcatgttcattatgtgggaaatattttacaactAAATCATGTCTTCTCATACATCAGAgatttcacacaggagaaaagccattttcatgttcagaatgtgggaaatggtttACAATTAAATCAAGTCTTCTcaatcatcagagaattcacacaggggagaagccattttcatgttcagcatgtgggaaatgttttacagagaaatcagctCTTCTCAAACATCAGAaatgtcacacaggggagaagccattttcatgttcagaatgtgggaaatattttacaactAAATCTTATCTTCTCAAACATCAGAaatttcacacaggggagaagccattttcatgttcagaatgtgggaaatgttttatggaCAAATCAGGTCTGctcaaacatcagagaattcacacaggggagaagccattttcatgttcagaatgtgggaattgttttaCAAATACATCACAACTAGTCACACATcagcgaactcacacaggggagaagcttttttcatgttcagaatgtgggaaatgttttacagagaaatcaagtcttctcaaacatcatagaattcacacaggggagaagccattttcatgttcagaatgtgggaaatgttttacagagaaatcaagtcttctcaaacatcatagaattcacacaggggagaagccattttcatgttcagaatgtgggaaatgttttacagtgaAATCAGCTCGTCTCAGACATCAGAaatttcacacaggggagaagccattttcatgttcagaatgtgggaaatgttttaaccgtaaatcGATTCTTGaaagacaccaaagaactcacacaggggagaggcctttttcatgttcagaatgtgggaaatgttttacagataaatccgTTCTTctcaaacatcagagaattcacacacgggagaagcctttttcatgttcagaatgtgggaaatgttttacagataaatccaTTCTTctcaaacatcagagaactcacacaggggataagcctttttcatgctcagaatgtgggaaatgttttgtgaagaaatcattTCTTCTTGGTCACCAAAGCACCCACAAAGGGGAGAAgactttttctgttcagaatgtgggaaatgttttgtgaagaaaacaTCTCTCCTTAGTCACAATAAAAGTCTCATAGGAGAGAATCCTTTTTTATATTTCCACAGTCacgaatggctcagtatttgctcaggatttgatgcaggtaaaattTGCACCTGAGGTCACTTGCAGGCCACCTGCATCAAATACACAtgtaaaaaatgcaggtgaccaaCCAGTGACCATgtgtatttgatgcgttttttcattgcatatgttttttggtttcacttggaataaagctaattgaaagctgGCTTCTGGGAAAGAAAAAAATAGTGATTTCCTGTTTATagatatattgggatatgttcccacagtcagtatacACTGCAAtgtccaacctgcagcatccagctataacagcatagtggatgggatttcaagaaatcccatgtccactaggcGTGCACCGACTGTCACGGCTCACCCGTAGAGACGGACATGCAGCATGTCTTTCCAGACCTCAGCATGTCTCTTTATGTAGTGGAGACTCTTCGTCTCTGCTGGGTAAATTTCCCATTCACTATCATCAGATGTGGTAAAGCCACAACATCTTCCTAGTCACAGGCGTATTAAttgcgggaacgcagcttactttgcatgtgtactaatttatatAATGGTGAATCTTATGATATACATGACACAGGAAGTGAAGCAAAGTACACAGAGGTCCTTCCCTTTTtaatacataaataataaaaaaaaaaatgtcctcggGTCCTCCTGTATTAATTAACCAGCgagagtaaagcagactactgggactgtTATTTCAGtttggtaaggatccaatatctaagaatcttaccagcctgaaattaccaggccgcagcagtctgcttaccttggatggttagcacaaatagtgggatcccctccaaaaaaaaccggcgtggggtccccctatttttgttaaccaggcaAGGAAAAAGGAgacagctgcggcctggtattctcaggctggttaggCCCATGGATTTAGGCCCtgaccagcttaaaaatagcagccagcagccgCCCCACAAATGGCACATCCAAAGATGCGCtaattgtggcactttacccggctcttcccacttgccctgtagcggtggcaagtggggtaatatttgtggggtttatgtcacctttgtattgtcaggtgacatcaagcccatggattagtaatggagaagcgtctataagacacctatccattactagtcctatagttacatggtaaataaagacacagccagaataaaatcctttattaatcttaattaatcatatttactgcatcgcctaatccctgaatccctcaatctcctgcaaggaaaataaaataataaaccaacataaaaaCTTCCTGTCCACCGCAGTCCATTACTGAGTGTCTCAcgatgagtccagctctgctacatctgggtgcCTTTGGCTGAATGGTGACATTATGCCACCATCCAtcctgacatccagacacagcggagcttatagatgaccaccggagataacttGGTCTACGGCAGTAAAGTACAAGGCAGTTCTCGCGGTCAGCTGAGCTCattgcgagaactgcagtggatgcgAACTTCCGGCTGAAGCAAGGTAAGACATTATTTatattagtacacatgcgtagtaagctgcgtttccacacttactacgcatgtgactataaagataatgcagttttaccgcatgtaatgatagtctatgggaaatttatgctgcggagactgagcgtctccgcaacataaatggacatgctgcggtctggaaagaccctCCGCATGTTCACTTATGCAGGGCTGCTGCAGGtgtctttgaacgcatagtggagatgggatttcttgaaatcccacccactatgctgaaacatctggacgctgcggatgaaCGCatcgtcaaacccgcagcgtttactgaccgtggaaacataccctcaatgATGTACATATTTTGCTTGAAAATCAactcttaataaacatcagagCAGTCATACAAGGGAGaagcttttttatgttcagaatgttggaagtgATTTAACCGACAACAACCCCttttcattcctcatgtttggcctcattaaaataaaaacactaatCTCTTCTGTGCCGgcaccgttccagcggtgtcaggaCCCACATTCCCGAGGCTCACTGAGGGtgttacatcacacgagccctgcTCCCAATTACTGCCGGCTGTACTGTCCCGTCCTTTGGATGTATTGAATATCAACTGGCAGCCAGGGCGgcggctgctctctgacttcctcctgatgtttgatttgtccgaaggtgggggatggtgacgccagtgctgattgggtgcaggTTTCACATGATGTAACAGCCTCAAATGAATCCTGGGAACGcatgtgccgacactgctggaaaatGCCACACAGAGAGAATCCATTACCATACCTGGAGTGTGAAAAATGAATTGCTGCAAAATCATATTatatgttattgacaaattgtacaaaaagatATAACAGACAGTCTTATTATATTAATCAATATATTTAAGCTGATTACGGCAATCTGTGCACTCATGTGAAAATAAACATTATGAAAGATAAGTCCCAAGTCTCCAAGTTCTTTAGTTTTCACCTGAAACGGGAAGAACATTATGGGAACAGATTTTATATGCTTCACTCCAAGGACGTTAATCAGACATATCTCTCTCGATACAAGTAATAATATTACACAGCTATCGCCAAGTAAGGACATAGTATCCATGTCTTGGTGAATTTTCCAGTCCTCCCATATTTTACAGGATTTATGCACGACTCTCCTCTTTTGATACGTAGGTGGCACTGTCCAACCAGTGTTCTGCTATAATTTTCCTGGCTTGATAGAACGTTCTTTTTAAGTTTGCATCTTCAGCAAGGCCGTCCACAAAACCCAAACCAGAGGATGTGTAGGAACCACAACCCTAAACACCGTGATTATGTCGTCTATGACTTGGTCCAGAAATTCCAGATGGAACCACATGACCAAAACAAATGTAGCAAATCGTCAGCGCCCAAACCGCATCTCGGACACAAGTCCTCCTCTCTTCCCCCAATTTTATGCAGGAATTTGGGAGTCCTGTGTACCCAATGCAGCAGGTACATCTGTGATAGCCTTTGTGCCTCACTAGTGGACAGCGGGGAATCGAGGATAATGTGTCATCCCACTGATCATTGTCAGTTACCCCAACATCCTGCTCccattactctttaacccctttacccccaaggttggtttgcacgttaatgaccgggccaatttttacaattctgaccactgtccctttatcaggttataactctggagcgcttcaacggatcccagtgattctgacattgttttctcgtgacatattgtacttcatgatagtggtaaaaattctttgatagcacctgcgtttatttgtgaaaaaaacggaaatttggcgaaaattatgaaaatttcgctattttccaactttaaatttttatgcaattaattcacagagatatgtcacacaaaatacttaataagtaacatttcccacatgtctactttacatcaacacaattttggaaccaacattttttttgttaggaagttataagggttaaaagttgaccagcaagttctcgtttttacagcaccatttttttttagggaccacatctcatttgaagtcattttgaggggtctatatgatagaaaataccc is a window encoding:
- the LOC138666917 gene encoding zinc finger protein 665-like, whose protein sequence is MDMDRDQMAERILHLTLEILFRLTGEDYTVVKKTSSELCQDLVSDGWGRPLSPITRPLPHLIHENFNEQKILELSYKMIELLTGEVPIRLQDVSVYFSMEEWEYLEGHKDLYKDVMIEVPQPVTSPDLSSKRTTPERCPRRLLPEDCKQEDPIVPQDHQGEDLTHINTTETYVRGDERCKEEIPTYDYPDDCTRRPEGQPTSSIFKSDDLEIPQDTIKVNAITPDIPSSLHSDDLSSDPFKQVLSSESLQTIKENQSHKISIQKVTGHKAKKSFSSLEYGERFPLKKSFVKHQKIHTVENNYSCSKCGKCFNKKSHLVRHQRTHTGEKPFSCSECGKCFMDKSGLLIHQRIHTGEKPFSCSECGKCFTNTSQRITHQQTHTGEKLFSCSECGKCFTTKSYLLIHQRFHTGEKPFSCSLCGKYFTTKSCLLIHQRFHTGEKPFSCSECGKWFTIKSSLLNHQRIHTGEKPFSCSACGKCFTEKSALLKHQKCHTGEKPFSCSECGKYFTTKSYLLKHQKFHTGEKPFSCSECGKCFMDKSGLLKHQRIHTGEKPFSCSECGNCFTNTSQLVTHQRTHTGEKLFSCSECGKCFTEKSSLLKHHRIHTGEKPFSCSECGKCFTEKSSLLKHHRIHTGEKPFSCSECGKCFTVKSARLRHQKFHTGEKPFSCSECGKCFNRKSILERHQRTHTGERPFSCSECGKCFTDKSVLLKHQRIHTREKPFSCSECGKCFTDKSILLKHQRTHTGDKPFSCSECGKCFVKKSFLLGHQSTHKGEKTFSVQNVGNVL